ATCACTGACGGCATTCGGCAGCGGGCATTATGCCCAGGGCGTGACGGCGGGCATCGCCGCCGCCGCTGTGTCGGTCGTCGGGCTGCTATGGCTGGCCGTCGAGCATCGCCGGATCCGTCGTATCGCCGACCTCTGGTACGCCGAGCACCCCGACGTGCAACGCGGGCCGCTGGGCAGCTGACTGGACGAAAAACTACTACGAATCGACTGCCCGGCAGGCGATTTGGAGTTTCGTGTGGTCCCGCTAGAGTTGAGTTCGGCGCGCCCGGCGGGGTCGCGACCCAACCGCTCCTGAAACACTCGGGCGTTAGTTGTTTTATCCGCGCCGACGACGGGGTATCAGGAGGGCACCATGATGAGTACCGGCACAATTCCGTTAGCGTGGACGCCCCATCATGGGGTGCGAAATCACGACGAACACGACAACCAACACCACCCTGGCCAGCAACGAGACGTTCCTTCGGTGTCGACATCGGTGCGCAAAGCCACTGCCGGATGTGTTTGCCTCGCCGGCGACTGGTTGAATACCCGGTGGCGATCATGACCAACCGGCTCGACCCATTGGTCCACGGCGGGCAGCAACCCGGCGCCTTAGCCGGGGACCAGACCAAGGGTAGTGTCGGTCGAATATTGCCGGGAGGCCAAATGACCGATGCGGATCTGCGCGCTGACGGGCGTCAACGCGGTTACCGCGCCGTCGAATTGACTGTAGCTGCCCGCCTGGAGAACCTGGCGATGCTACGAACCTTGGTCGGTGCTATCGGCACCTTCGAGGACCTGGATTTCGACGCCGTCGCAGACCTGCGGCTGGCCGTAGACGAAGTGTGCACCCGACTGATCCGCTCGGCGACCGCCGGCGCCACGCTGACGCTGGTCGTGGATCCACGCGACGACGAACTGGTGGTGGAGGCATCCGCGGCGTGTGACACCCACGACGTGGTGGCCCCGGGCAGCTTTAGTTGGCACGTATTGACCTCGCTGGCCGATGATGTTCAGACGTTCCATGACGGTCGCAAGCCGGACGCAACGGGCAGTGTCTTCGGCATCTCGTTGACGGCGCGGCGGGCGGCCCCCGGTAAGTGACGGCCAGTTGACAGAGCAACCTGCCGGCGGTTCCAATTCGCGACCTAACGAATACGCCGATGTTCCGGACATGTTCCGTGAGCTCGCCAGCTTCGCTGCCGGCTCGGCGGAGTTCCAGCGGCGCCAGGACAAGATCGTGGAGCGCTGTCTGCCGCTGGCCGATCACATCGCGCGCCGGTTCGAGGGCCGCGGCGAACCGCGCGACGACCTGATTCAGGTCGCACGGGTGGGGCTGGTCAACGCCGTGGTGCGCTTCGACGTCGAAACCGGTTCGGATTTCGTCTCGTTCGCCGTGCCCACCATCATGGGCGAGGTCCGGCGACACTTCCGCGACAACAGCTGGTCGGTCAAGGTGCCGCGCCGGCTCAAGGAACTGCACTTGCGGCTAGGCACTGCCACCGCCGAGTTGTCGCAGCGGCTCGGCCGGGCGCCCACCGCAACCGAACTCGCCGCCGAACTGGGCATGGACCGCGCGGAGGTGGTCGAGGGTCTGGTTGCCGGCAGCTCCTACAACACCCTGTCGATCGACAGCGGTGGCGGCAACGAAGACGACGACGCCCGCGCGATCGCCGACACCTTGGGTGACGTCGATTCCGGTCTGGATCGGATCGAGAACCGCGAGGCCCTGCGTCCGCTACTCGAGGCGTTGCCGGAGCGCGAACGAATGGTGTTGGTACTGCGGTTCTTTGAGTCTATGACGCAGACCCAGATCGCCGAGCGCGTCGGCATCTCGCAGATGCACGTGTCGCGCTTGCTGGCGAAGTCGCTAGCGCGGCTGCGGGACCAGCTGGAGTAGGCGCACCTGTTCGGGTCGGGTCGGCCCCGTCCACGCGGTGATGGGCAGCGTGCCGTCCGGATCGCAGATTCGCAGTAGCCGTGCTACCGCCCGGCTGGGCGTCATCACCCAAGTGGTGCCGTTGGCCGAGCACTCCACGTTGATTCGGTGCAGCGCGGAAAACGCCGCTGTG
The nucleotide sequence above comes from Mycobacterium vicinigordonae. Encoded proteins:
- the usfY gene encoding protein UsfY, with amino-acid sequence MGDTFHDPVDHLRTTRPLAGESLIDVLHWPGYLLVVAGVIGSVGSLTAFGSGHYAQGVTAGIAAAAVSVVGLLWLAVEHRRIRRIADLWYAEHPDVQRGPLGS
- a CDS encoding ATP-binding protein, with product MTDADLRADGRQRGYRAVELTVAARLENLAMLRTLVGAIGTFEDLDFDAVADLRLAVDEVCTRLIRSATAGATLTLVVDPRDDELVVEASAACDTHDVVAPGSFSWHVLTSLADDVQTFHDGRKPDATGSVFGISLTARRAAPGK
- a CDS encoding RNA polymerase sigma factor SigF — encoded protein: MTEQPAGGSNSRPNEYADVPDMFRELASFAAGSAEFQRRQDKIVERCLPLADHIARRFEGRGEPRDDLIQVARVGLVNAVVRFDVETGSDFVSFAVPTIMGEVRRHFRDNSWSVKVPRRLKELHLRLGTATAELSQRLGRAPTATELAAELGMDRAEVVEGLVAGSSYNTLSIDSGGGNEDDDARAIADTLGDVDSGLDRIENREALRPLLEALPERERMVLVLRFFESMTQTQIAERVGISQMHVSRLLAKSLARLRDQLE
- a CDS encoding STAS domain-containing protein gives rise to the protein MPVTQMWLKCPNAEFTAKWELSSGVVTARGELDAANADQFAQYVARCARHCRWLVVDLAGLDFVGTAAFSALHRINVECSANGTTWVMTPSRAVARLLRICDPDGTLPITAWTGPTRPEQVRLLQLVPQPR